The following are encoded in a window of Acidicapsa ligni genomic DNA:
- a CDS encoding ATP-binding protein has protein sequence MFDPAAGSDTALLFTEQLLVFATIIGSVAALPSFIEFISGVRKRKERIDLSLEDEAVDQLHPRLAGMDDLLKSIEDLVDRARFPAAYQDLKIGNEVLIIGPSQSGKKSLAQTIAKATGMERLVTVYNPRDSDALAKAKSLVRSYKRKKVMLLLPRIDLAYKESDREALTQLDALIESTSERQNVLVIATAVSFEPDSDLDNLFGIKLALPGAEVIGVNRREIPADVQPMMAEVARFYLEEGKRRGFEVHGMTEPEFCNLILAEAMNPAEVEDIVVLCETAALFRRRTKEASELVFTREILNTSIARVVIG, from the coding sequence ATGTTCGACCCGGCAGCAGGCAGCGACACAGCACTTCTGTTTACCGAGCAGTTGCTGGTCTTTGCGACCATTATTGGCTCGGTCGCGGCGCTACCCTCGTTTATTGAATTCATCTCCGGTGTCCGCAAGCGCAAGGAGCGAATCGATCTTTCGCTAGAAGACGAAGCGGTCGATCAGCTTCATCCCCGCCTCGCAGGAATGGATGATCTGCTCAAGTCGATCGAAGATCTGGTAGACCGCGCGCGATTCCCAGCCGCCTATCAGGATTTAAAGATCGGCAACGAAGTCCTGATCATCGGCCCAAGCCAAAGCGGCAAGAAATCGCTCGCGCAGACTATCGCCAAAGCCACCGGCATGGAACGGCTGGTGACGGTCTACAACCCGCGCGATTCCGACGCCCTGGCCAAAGCCAAGAGTCTTGTTCGAAGCTACAAGCGCAAGAAAGTCATGCTTCTGCTGCCCCGCATCGATCTCGCCTACAAAGAGAGCGATCGCGAAGCGTTGACCCAGTTGGATGCATTGATCGAGAGCACTTCGGAACGGCAGAATGTGCTCGTCATTGCCACCGCAGTCAGCTTTGAACCTGATAGCGATCTCGACAATCTCTTCGGCATCAAATTGGCTCTGCCCGGCGCGGAAGTAATCGGCGTAAACCGGCGCGAAATCCCCGCGGACGTACAGCCGATGATGGCCGAAGTAGCGCGTTTCTACCTTGAAGAAGGCAAGCGGCGCGGCTTCGAGGTGCATGGCATGACGGAGCCGGAGTTCTGTAACCTGATTCTCGCCGAGGCCATGAATCCAGCGGAAGTCGAGGATATCGTCGTCCTCTGCGAGACCGCCGCGCTCTTTCGTCGCCGTACAAAAGAGGCCAGTGAACTGGTCTTCACGCGTGAAATTCTGAATACGTCCATTGCGCGCGTCGTTATCGGGTAG